In the genome of Romeriopsis navalis LEGE 11480, the window GTCGCGTTTATCCCAGTTCACCTCGTCCGTGGCGGCGGCCCGCGCTAAGGGCTTACCCATGAACTTTTCCACTTCAGCCCGGAATTTGTCTAAACCCCATTCATCGATCATCCACATGAGGCGCGACTTCTGGCGGTTAGCGCGGGAGCCGTGATCGCGGAATAAGGTGAGGATCGCTTCGCATAAAGCCACAACATCATTGTTGGGTGCGACCCAAACATCCATGGGGACAGCGGCGGCGACGCGGCTGGCAGAGAAAAAACCACCAACAACGACATTAAAGCCAATGACGCCATCTTTATAGGCGGGGACAAAAGCAATGTCATTAATCTCGGCGTGAATTGAGTTGTCGGGGCAGCCACCGATCGCGATGTTGAACTTGCGAGGTAGATTGGTAAAGGCTGGATTGCCCTGCCCTTTATTGGTAATTAGGTCTTGGACTTGCTGGACCAGATCGCGCGTATCAAGTAGTTCGGCGCCATCAATGCCGGCGACCGGGGATGCTGTGATGTTGCGCACGTTGTCCATGCCCGATTGAATACTGGTCATGTCGACTGCTTCAAATCGGCGCAGGATTTCGGGAAAATCTTCAAAGCGAATGCCGCGCAGCTGGATATTTTGACGGGTTGTGACATCACCGCACCCGTCTTCGCCATAGCGTTGAATGACTTCACCAAAGGCGCGGGATTGGGCACTGGTCATAATACCGCTGGGTAAGCGCATGCGCAGCATGAACTTATTTGGCGTTACCGGTCGGTAAAATATACCGAGCCACTTCAGACGATGGACACGATCGTCGTCGTCCATCGCTTCCCACCCGATTTCCGCAAAATGCTCTAGTTCTGACTTGACTGCAAGACCATCTTTTTCCGCTTTATATTTTTCAAATTTATTCAGCTTGGTAGGGGTGCTGCTTGTCATGACGTGTAATTTTAAGACCGGAATACATTTTATGCAGGGGGTGGCACTGTCAAAATTAGACTTAAACCGTGTCGATTGTTGGTAGATATGGGTAACGCTGCACAGTCGGCACCACCTATAGAAAATCTAGTTGAGCTGATGGGGTGAATTCGTATTCTCTGTTACTAAACACTCCTTTTGTTGTCTGAAGCGCATTTTTATTATGCGAAAATTGCATTAAAAATTGAGTCCGCTTCAAGAAGTGTGTTGATAATAGATTGCGTTAAACTCGCAATTTCTCCCCCAACTTTTCTGTCATCCCAACTTTTGAAGTGATGCCGGTTTTCCGGTTTTCGGATCAATATTGCGAACGATCGTCGAATTTATGACACTGCAACTTCTGTGAAGCGGTTACGCCGTTTGCAGATGATTCATCTATTCTTAATGAGGAGTATCGTTGAGCGCAGCGGCATGAATCGTCGTCGGTTATTAGTTTGGTTGGGTTGGGGTAGTGTCGGTGCCTGGCTTTCCGGGATTGCATCGTTGTTGACGGGTTGTGCGCCGAAGTCCGGGGAAGATGCTGAGGGGTTCGCCCGCTTTGTCAATCTGGCCGTACTGGATGAGTCGGGATTTATTTTGCAAGATTTTTTTGCGAAAGACCCGGTGATTGTTGTGCGTGATCCGGCTGATAAGAATGTGATTCATGCAGTGAATGCCCTCTGTACCCATCAGCAGTGTTTAGTGAACTGGCAGCAAGATAAGGCGGTGTTTGTTTGTCCCTGCCACGGTTCCACCTTTGCCCCGGATGGCAAATACTTGCAGGGTCCGGCAAAAGCGGCATTGCAGACGTTTCCGACCAAGATTCATGAGGATGATGTTTGGGTCAAAGCGGACTAGTTGTTGGATGACTGAGTGAATGCGTGCGGATTACCGCCTAATCCGGTGCCAGTAATAAATTTCTCGCAGGATTGCTTAATTGTTGTGCCGAATCTTCAAAAACCTTCGTTATTGACTCAAGCGCAGCAGTTTGCGCAGGCATCGGCTTGGTCGCAGGTTGCGGTCAGTCTCCAGCGCTTAGTGAATGGGGAGGGTAATGTTGCGGCGACGAATTTAGCGCAGTTAGCGCCCATCGAGCGTCGGCAATGGTTGAATTTGGCGTTGCAAGCGTTGGAATGGGGCGACTTTCAGCTGCGTTGGGAAATCGGTAAATTGTTGCCGAAGTTTGAACGTGACGCAATGGAAGCGTTGCTCGAACTGTTGAGTGATGATGAGTTGCATCCCGATGTCCGTTGGTTTGCGGTGCGGGCATTAGCGGATTTTCCCCATCCTGAGGTGATTCCGACTTTATTGCGAGTGGTTCAGTCGTCACTGCAACCCGAATTGCAGCAGGTGGCGGCCAATGCATTGTCGCAGATGGGACCGAGTATTGTGCCGCTGTTGACGGTGTTGGTCGATCGCCCGGAAACCCGCGCCAGTGCGGCCCAAATTCTCACTCAGATGCGCCATCGTGAGGCGATCCCGCTGTTATTAGAATTGACTCAAGATCCAGATGCCGCGATCCGCGCCACCGCGATCGACGCGTTAAGTGGTTTCCATTCACCCCAAATTGCCCAAGTTTTGCTGATGGCGCTGGCAGATTACGCCAGTGAGGTGCGTCTGACGGCGGTGCGAAGCGTTGGTTTTTGTTTAGCTGATTTACCGGATACAGACTGGTTGGTATATATTCAGCCGCTATTACATGATGTGGATCTGGATGTCAGCCGACAGGCGGCCTTAACTTTGGCCCGTTTAGCGACAGTTGGTGCGACAAAGGCGTTGGCTGAAGTGCTGCGATCGCCCTTAACGCCGGAGCCCTTAGCGATTGATACAATCCGTGCTTTATGTTGGATGGAGCGGCATGAGGCCGTTGGGGAGTTGCATCAAATTTGGGCGACCACGACTCTGAGTCAGCCGTTACGGAAAGCGATCTGTCAAAACCTGGGTCGGGTTGAGTCGCCGCTGATTCGCGAACAAGTTGTGGGGATTCTGCTAGAGTGGCTGGCTGAGGACGCTTGCGTGGCGCAGGCAATGGTGTTGCGTCAGACGATTATTACGGCCTTGGGCTTGTTGGGTGATTCACGGGCGGTGGAGCAGTTAATTCAGGGTTTGGCTGCGGCTGAGTCACGTCTGCAGCTGCATTTGGTGGCGGCCCTAAAGCAAATTGACCCAGTGCAGGCGCACGATCGACTGGCCGAAATTGCCAAGTCGGCGACAGCGGATTTGGCACTGCAAAAGGTTGCGGTATCGGTCCTGCAGGAATGGTGAGATCGGTTTTCAGGGATTTAGTTCTGTGGTTTGGAAATGGGTCGATTTAATGCTCAATTTGATTTATGCATCAGTTAAGGAAAGGGCAAAATGCGCTTAGAAAATGTCAAAGCATTTCTCGCTGTTGCGGAAACTGGGAGTTTCCAAAAGGCGGCGAAGCAACGGTCAGTCACCCAATCAACAATCAGCCGTCAAATTCAGAACTTGGAAGATAGTCTGGGTACGCCGCTGTTTCATCGTTCCAGTACGGCGAAACTGACGGTCGCCGGCGATTGCTTTTTGGCCCATGCCCGTCGGATCGATCGTGAATGGGCCGTTGCGATGGAAGAAATCTCCGACCTGATGGGTGGACAGCAAACAGAGCTGTGTGTTGCGGGGATTCAGTCAGTTTGTGCCTATCAATTACCGCCGGTATTGCAGCGATTCTGCAAGGAATTTCCGCAGATTCAATTGCGGCTCACGGCCCTCGGGAGCGATCGGGCGCTGAAGGTTCTGCGAGATGGCTTGGTGGATATGGCGATTGTTCAGAATAATCGCTTGTTGACCTCGACGGCGGAGATGGTGATCGACGTGTTGTACGAGGAGCCGATCCAGGTATTGATGTCAGCGGATCACCCACTGACTCAGTTTGAGATTATTCCCTGGTCGCAGCTTGCCCGCTACTCGCAGGTTGTGTTTAAGGATGGTTATGGCATGCAGCGTTTAGTGCAAGAGCAATTTCGTCTTCAAGGTGAGTCACTGCATGCGGCACTAGAACTGAATACGCTGGAGGCATTTCGGGGGATTGTCCGCCAGGGAGATTTGATTACGCTATTGCCGCAGAGTGCCCTCCAGGAATTTGATGCGGATGATTCTTTAGCTGTGCGACCGACGGAAGAGCCGGTGATTGCCCGTGAGGTGGCTTTAGTCACGACTCAGGATCGACTAGAAATTCCGCCGATTGCGCGGTTTCGCGCCTTGGTGCATCAGATGATTGCGACACCGCAAATGGTTGAACGCTTATCCGCATAGTTGGTTCAGTGTTTGAGTCTTAAGTTCAAATTAAGTCTGTGCCTCGACGGATGAATTAGTATCGCAAGTTACAAAATACGAGTCTTAAATCTTCTAGGTTGTGGGAGTCAATGGTCGTTTGATAATCTGTTTTGTTGGTCAGCTCGTTGAGATTCGCTACACATTCAGCCGTAGACCATCTGTATCTATCAATTGAGCGAAGATTGATGCAACTCATTTT includes:
- a CDS encoding ubiquinol-cytochrome c reductase iron-sulfur subunit → MNRRRLLVWLGWGSVGAWLSGIASLLTGCAPKSGEDAEGFARFVNLAVLDESGFILQDFFAKDPVIVVRDPADKNVIHAVNALCTHQQCLVNWQQDKAVFVCPCHGSTFAPDGKYLQGPAKAALQTFPTKIHEDDVWVKAD
- a CDS encoding LysR family transcriptional regulator; the encoded protein is MRLENVKAFLAVAETGSFQKAAKQRSVTQSTISRQIQNLEDSLGTPLFHRSSTAKLTVAGDCFLAHARRIDREWAVAMEEISDLMGGQQTELCVAGIQSVCAYQLPPVLQRFCKEFPQIQLRLTALGSDRALKVLRDGLVDMAIVQNNRLLTSTAEMVIDVLYEEPIQVLMSADHPLTQFEIIPWSQLARYSQVVFKDGYGMQRLVQEQFRLQGESLHAALELNTLEAFRGIVRQGDLITLLPQSALQEFDADDSLAVRPTEEPVIAREVALVTTQDRLEIPPIARFRALVHQMIATPQMVERLSA
- a CDS encoding HEAT repeat domain-containing protein; amino-acid sequence: MPNLQKPSLLTQAQQFAQASAWSQVAVSLQRLVNGEGNVAATNLAQLAPIERRQWLNLALQALEWGDFQLRWEIGKLLPKFERDAMEALLELLSDDELHPDVRWFAVRALADFPHPEVIPTLLRVVQSSLQPELQQVAANALSQMGPSIVPLLTVLVDRPETRASAAQILTQMRHREAIPLLLELTQDPDAAIRATAIDALSGFHSPQIAQVLLMALADYASEVRLTAVRSVGFCLADLPDTDWLVYIQPLLHDVDLDVSRQAALTLARLATVGATKALAEVLRSPLTPEPLAIDTIRALCWMERHEAVGELHQIWATTTLSQPLRKAICQNLGRVESPLIREQVVGILLEWLAEDACVAQAMVLRQTIITALGLLGDSRAVEQLIQGLAAAESRLQLHLVAALKQIDPVQAHDRLAEIAKSATADLALQKVAVSVLQEW